One region of Sebastes fasciatus isolate fSebFas1 chromosome 1, fSebFas1.pri, whole genome shotgun sequence genomic DNA includes:
- the slc25a55a gene encoding solute carrier family 25 member 55a isoform X2 codes for MLAGCGAGMCQVVVTTPMEMLKIQLQDAGRLAAQQQKPVMMSPTKLVATNTMLSRSYNSGTVVSAPRAVSATQIAKELLRTQGIQGLYKGLGATLIRDVPFSMVYFPLFANLNRLGKPSPEESSPIYWAFLSGCAAGSAAAVAVNPCDVVKTRLQSLNKGASEETYSGVVDCVSKIMRKEGPSAFLKGAGCRALVIAPLFGIAQVMYFAGVGEYILDNSPLNILSA; via the exons TCGTTGTCACCACCCCCATGGAAATGCTCAAGATACAGCTACAGGATGCAGGCAGACTTG CGGCCCAGCAGCAAAAACCTGTCATGATGTCTCCCACCAAGCTGGTGGCCACTAACACCATGCTCAGCCGCTCCTACAACTCCGGCACGGTGGTGTCGGCACCACGAGCTGTATCTGCCACACAGATCGCAAAGGAACTCCTCCGCACGCAGGGCATCCAGGGGCTCTACAAAGGGCTAGGGGCAACGCTGATTAG GGATGTTCCCTTCTCTATGGTCTACTTCCCGCTGTTTGCCAACCTGAACCGCCTGGGCAAACCCAGCCCCGAGGAGTCGTCGCCCATCTATTGGGCTTTCCTCTCAGGCTGCGCTGCAGGATCTGCCGCCGCTGTGGCTGTTAACCCTTGTGACG TTGTGAAGACTAGACTGCAGTCACTGAACAAAGGAGCCAGTGAGGAGACTTACAGTGGAGTTGTGGATTGCGTGAG TAAAATAATGCGGAAGGAGGGGCCCTCTGCCTTCCTGAAAGGAGCAGGCTGTCGAGCTCTGGTCATCGCTCCTCTGTTCGGCATCGCACAGGTTATGTACTTCGCTGGAGTTGGCGAATACATCCTGGACAACTCACCTCTGAACATCCTGTCGGCATGA